In Apium graveolens cultivar Ventura chromosome 10, ASM990537v1, whole genome shotgun sequence, the following are encoded in one genomic region:
- the LOC141692630 gene encoding beta-galactosidase-like — protein MGFLWKISTWVVSIVVILSCICSCVTSTVTYDDYAIVINGQRRILISGSIHYPRSTPEMWPDLIKKAKDGGLDVIQTYVFWNGHEPTRGKFNFEGRYDLVRFIKVVQQAGLYVHLRIGPYVCAEWNFGGFPTWLKFVPGISFRTDNGPFKVEMQRFTERIVNMMKSNRLFEPQGGPIIMSQIENEYGPIEWEIGAPGKSYTKWFSSMAVGLKTGVPWIMCKQEDVPDPIIDTCNGFYCEGFFPKKWYKPKMWTEVWTGWYTEFGGPVPYRPAEDLAFSVVRFVQNRGSFFNYYMYHGGTNFGRESSGLFIATSYDYDAPLDEYGLPREPKYGHLRLMHRAIKQSEAALVSAYPTVWSLGKNSEAHEYRAKSGACAAFLANYDTRSWAKVTYFNKQYDLPPWSISILPDCKNEVFNTAKVGFHGAHMKMLPVSAGFHWQSFTEAAPTADDGDTLEKWGLYEQLNLTRDSSDYLWYLTDVNIASNEWFLKNGKDPILTIMSAGHTLQVFVNGQPSGIAYGSLENPKLTFTGTIKLRAGINRISLLSSSMGLANVGVHYETYNTGILGPVTLKGLNGGTRDLTKQKWSYKVGLKGQTMSLHTLGGSSSADWLQGSLVGQKNPLSWYKATFNAPRESGPLALDMSSMGKGQIWINGESVGRHWPAYIARGNNCGTCSYAGTYTEKKCLSNCGQPSQKWYHVPRSWLKPTGNQLVIFEEWGGNPFGISLVRRTL, from the exons ATGGGTTTTTTATGGAAAATTTCAACTTGGGTTGTGTCTATAGTTGTTATATTATCATGTATTTGCAGTTGTGTTACTTCAACAGTTACTTATGATGATTATGCTATTGTCATTAATGGTCAAAGAAGGATTCTCATTTCTGGTTCTATTCATTACCCAAGAAGCACTCCTGAG ATGTGGCCTGATCTTATAAAAAAGGCTAAAGATGGAGGCTTGGATGTTATACAAACTTATGTGTTTTGGAATGGACATGAACCTACTAGAGGAAAA TTTAATTTCGAAGGGAGGTATGATCTTGTTCGATTTATTAAAGTCGTACAACAAGCTGGCCTTTATGTCCACCTTCGAATTGGCCCTTATGTTTGTGCTGAATGGAATTTTGG GGGATTTCCTACTTGGCTTAAGTTTGTACCTGGAATTTCGTTTAGAACAGACAACGGGCCTTTTAAG GTGGAAATGCAACGTTTTACAGAAAGAATTGTCAACATGATGAAGTCAAACAGATTGTTTGAACCCCAGGGTGGTCCGATTATTATGTCTCAG ATTGAGAACGAATATGGACCGATAGAATGGGAAATAGGTGCTCCGGGAAAATCTTATACAAAATGGTTCTCAAGTATGGCTGTAGGCCTTAAAACTGGTGTTCCATGGATCATGTGCAAACAAGAAGATGTCCCTGATCCAATT ATAGACACTTGCAATGGTTTCTACTGTGAAGGTTTTTTCCCAAAGAAGTGGTATAAACCGAAGATGTGGACTGAAGTCTGGACTGGCTG GTACACAGAATTTGGTGGTCCAGTCCCTTATAGACCAGCTGAAGACTTGGCCTTTTCAGTTGTACGGTTCGTACAGAATAGGGGTTCTTTCTTTAATTATTACATG TATCATGGAGGAACTAATTTTGGTCGGGAATCTTCGGGTTTGTTTATTGCCACTAGCTATGACTATGATGCTCCTCTTGATGAATACG GATTACCAAGGGAACCAAAATATGGACATTTGAGACTCATGCATAGAGCCATCAAGCAATCTGAAGCAGCTTTAGTATCAGCATATCCAACTGTTTGGTCACTTGGCAAAAACTCCGAG GCTCACGAGTATAGGGCCAAATCTGGGGCGTGTGCTGCATTTCTTGCCAACTATGATACTAGATCGTGGGCAAAGGTTACCTATTTTAATAAGCAATATGACTTGCCCCCCTGGTCCATCAGCATCCTTCCGGACTGCAAAAATGAAGTTTTCAACACTGCTAAG GTAGGTTTCCACGGTGCTCATATGAAGATGCTCCCTGTGAGTGCAGGTTTCCACTGGCAATCGTTCACTGAAGCAGCTCCGACTGCTGATGATGGTGATACTCTAGAAAAATGGGGGTTGTATGAGCAGTTAAATCTCACCAGAGATTCCTCAGATTATTTGTGGTACCTTACAGA CGTGAATATAGCATCAAATGAATGGTTCCTCAAGAATGGAAAAGATCCTATTCTTACTATTATGTCAGCTGGCCATACTTTGCAGGTGTTCGTCAACGGACAACCATCAG GAATTGCTTATGGAAGTCTGGAAAATCCAAAACTGACATTTACAGGCACCATAAAATTGAGGGCCGGCATTAACAGGATTTCTTTGCTGAGCTCCTCTATGGGTCTTGCG aatgtTGGTGTGCATTATGAGACATACAACACAGGAATTCTTGGTCCAGTTACCTTAAAGGGGTTGAATGGGGGAACACGAGACCTAACAAAGCAGAAATGGTCTTACAAG GTTGGTTTAAAAGGCCAAACAATGAGTCTTCACACACTTGGTGGAAGTTCTTCTGCTGACTGGCTACAAGGATCATTGGTAGGTCAGAAGAATCCGCTATCCTGGTACAAG GCTACTTTCAATGCTCCACGAGAATCTGGCCCATTAGCTTTAGATATGAGTAGTATGGGAAAAGGTCAAATTTGGATAAATGGCGAAAGTGTTGGACGCCATTGGCCTGCTTACATCGCTCGTGGCAACAACTGTGGTACCTGCAGTTATGCTGGGACTTACACAGAGAAGAAATGCTTGAGCAATTGCGGACAACCCTCTCAAAAATG GTATCATGTCCCTCGATCATGGTTAAAACCAACCGGGAATCAGCTAGTTATTTTTGAAGAATGGGGAGGTAATCCATTCGGGATTTCGTTAGTCAGAAGAACATTGTGA